Within the Agromyces ramosus genome, the region CGGCCGCGACGGTGATGAGCCTCTGGCCGGCCAAGCGCGTGCGCATGCCCGACTGGCTCGTCGCATTCGACCTCGCCGTGTGCATCGTGCTGCCGCTGCTCGTCACGAGCCAGCTCGACCCGGGCGACGACCTGGGCTACGCCACTTGGTACGTCGCCGCAGTGGGAACGCTGATGACGATCGCCGCGGCCAGGAGACAGCTCGTGGCGGCGTGGCTCGGGGTCATCGCGCTCGCGGTGCAGACCGTCATCTGGGCCAGCGTGTTCGCGCTGGGCACGCTCGGCGTGATCGGCAGCATCGTCTGGGTCGGCATCGCGCACATGCTCACGAGCGCGCTCGCGAGCGCCGCCCGTGAGACTCGCCGCTACGCGCAGGCCGAGCGGGAGGCGGCGGCATGGCAGGCCGCGCAGGACGCGCATCTCTTCGAGGGCCGCATGCGCCTCGCACAGACGAACCGCATGGCCGCCCCGATGCTCCGCCGCATCTCCGACCGCAACGGTGCCCTCAGTGACACCCAGCGCGGCGAGTGCCGCATGCTCGAGGCCGCGATCCGCGATGAGATCAGGGGCCGGATGCTCCTCACCGACGCTGTGCGCGCCGAGGTGCAGCGCGCACGCGAGCGCGGGACCACCGTCACCCTCCTCGACGAGGGAGGCATCGACGACCTCGACGAGGCCACGAGGGACCGCGTGCTCTCCAAGCTCGCCGACGTCGTCGCCGACTCCCACGCCGACCGCATCATCGCGCGCACCGCGGCGGAGGGCTCTCCGGTCGCGGTCACGGTCGTCGGGCTGATCGACTCCGAGGACGAGGCCGCCGACACCGACGACGTCGAGGTCGAGCTGTGGCTGGAGATCCCTCGCAGCCTGTGAGTCCCCGACAACGCGCCGCGCGTACCTGCACCGGACATGAAAGTGGGGGGCCGATCTGAGATCGGCCCCCCATCAAGCCCGAGTCACGGCGACAACCCGAATATCGCCCTGACTCGCCCCCATCTGTCATCGGTTACCCGACCGATGACGGTGGCGACTCCAGAGGAGCCTGCATAAGCAATGTTGTCCTACGTCGCGCGATTCGCAAAGTCAGCATTTCGGGGGACAGCGTTGTCCCCCTCGGTGGACGCGAAGCCGCGCTCTCGCCCGATGCGCTCACACCGCAGGGGTGCGTCCGCATCGAATCGGGGGACAGTCGTCAGCGTGCCGCGCGCTGCCAGCGGCCGTGGCCGACGTCGATCGGGGTGCGAAGCGCGCCGGCGCTGCGCACCCACTGGTCGCGGCCGGGTTCGGCGGCCGATGCCGCCGCCGACAGCTCGTCGTCGACCGCGCCGAGCAGCACCGCCGTGACGGCCGCCGCATCCTCGGGATCGACGCGTGAGACGAAGCGGAACTGCGATGCGCGTGTCGCCACGGGGTCGGGTGTCGCGGTGGTGTCGGCCATGTCGCCTCCTAGAGGGGGATGTTCCCGTGCTTCTTCGGCGGCAGGCTCGCCCGCTTGGTGCGGAGCGCCCGGAGCGCCTTGACGACCGAGACGCGGGTCGCCGCGGGTTCGATGACGCCGTCGAGCTCACCGCGCTCGGCAGCCAGGAAGGGGGATGCCACGTTGTAGGTGTATTCGTTGGCGAGTCTCGTCCGCACGGCCGCGACATCCTCGCCGGCGAGCTCGGCGGCCTTGATCTCGGCGCGGTAGAGGATGTTCACCGCACCCTGCCCGCCCATGACGGCGATCTCGGCGGTCGGCCAGGCGAGGTTGATGTCGGCACCGAGCTGCTTCGAGCCCATGACGATGTACGCGCCGCCGTAGGCCTTGCGCGTGATGATCGTGACGAGCGGCACGGTGGCCTCGGCATAGGCGTAGAGCAGCTTCGCACCGCGGCGGATGACTCCGGTCCACTCCTGCTCGGTGCCGGGCAGGTAACCGGGCACGTCGACGAGCGTGAGGATCGGGATCGAGAACGCGTCGCAGAATCGCACGAATCGCGAGGCCTTCTCGCCCGCGGCGATGTTGAGGGTGCCGGCCATCTGGCTCGGCTGGTTCGCGATGATGCCGACCGAGCGTCCTTCGACGCGAGCGAAGCCGACGACGATGTTCGGCGCGAACAGCGGCTGCACCTCGAGGAAGTCGCCGTGGTCGACGATGCCCTCGATGACCGAGTGCATGTCGTACGGCTGGTTCGGCGAATCGGGGATGACGGTGTTGAGCCGCCGGTCGTCGTCGGTGATCTCGAGTTCGACCTCGGCGTCGTACACCGGGGCATCCGTCATGTTGTTATCGGGAAGGAACGAGATGAGGGTGCGGGCGTAGTCGAGCGCGTCGGACTCGTCGCTCGCGAGGTAGTGCGCCACACCGGAGACGGTGTTGTGGGTGAGCGCGCCGCCGAGCTCCTCCATGCCGACGTCTTCGCCGGTGACGGTCTTGATGACGTCGGGTCCGGTGACGAACATCTGGCTGGTCTTGTCGACCATGATCACGAAGTCGGTGAGCGCGGGCGAGTACACGGCACCGCCGGCGGCGGGACCGCACACGATCGAGATCTGCGGGATGACCCCCGAGGCCGCGGTGTTGCGCCGGAAGATCTCGCCGTACTTGCCGAGGGCGACGACGCCCTCCTGGATCCGGGCGCCGCCCGAGTCGAGGATGCCGATGATCGGCACGCCCGTCTTCAGCGCGAGCTCCATGACCTTGATGATCTTCTCGCCGGCGACCTCACCGAGCGAGCCGCCGAAGATCGTGAAGTCCTGCGAGTACACGGCGACCTGCCGGCCGTGGATCGTGCCCGTGCCGGTGACCACGGCGTCGCCGTAGGGCCGCTTCGCCTCCATGCCGAACGCGTGGGTGCGGTGCCGCACGAATTCATCGAGCTCGACGAACGAGCCGGGGTCGAGGAGCTCGGCGATGCGCTCGCGGGCGGTCATCTTGCCCTTGGCATGCTGCTTCTCGATCGCCGCCTCACCGCTCGCGGTCACGGCTTCGTGGTAGCGCAGCTTGAGGTCGGCGAGCTTGCCGGCGGTCGTGGAGAGGTCGGGGCCGTCAGTCGCTTCGGTCACGCCGTTCACTCTACCGGCGAGTATCAGGGCCACTTCGTTGACGGATTCCTACAAATCCGATCCCGGTGCTGGTGGCAATCGCCATGCAGGAGTCGCTGGGTAGGGTGTTGGCATGCAGTGGGAGCGATCGCGAGAGGCCGTGCCGCGGTTCGAGTTCCTCGCCGAGGCCGGTTCGACGAATGACGAGCTTCGCGAGGCCGCGAGCGGGTCCGATGCCTCAACCTGGCCGCACGGCGCCGTGATCGTCACCGACAACCAGACGAGGGGACGCGGCCGGCTCGGGCGTACCTGGCTCGCGCCCACGGGCAAGACCCTCGCGATCTCGCTGCTGCTCCGGCCGGAGCTCGCGGGAGGCCGGCGCTTCCCGGCCGACGCGTACGGGTGGATCCCGCTGATCGCCGGCGCCGCCATGACCGAGGCGGTCCGCCGGGCGGTCGACGCCGCGGCATCCGACGACCACGACCGAGACGAGGACGACGTCACGGGCGGGCTCGACGTCGAGCTCAAGTGGCCGAACGACGTGCTCATCTCGGGCTACAAGGTCTGCGGCATCCTCTCCGAGCTGCTGCCCGACTCCGGCGCGGTCGTCGTGGGCGCCGGCCTCAACCTCACCCTCGACGAGCACGACCTGCCCACGCTCACCTCGACGTCGCTCCTGCTCGCGACGGGCCGTCAGCCCGATGCCGACGCGGTGCTCGCCGACTACCTCGCCGGGTTCCTCGACCTCATGCGGCGGTTCGTCGAGGCCGATGCCGACGCCGTCGCGAGTGGAATCGCCGACCGCGTCAGCGCCGTCTGCGGCACCCTCGGCTCGGAGGTCCGGGTCGAATTGCCCGGCGATCGCGAGCTGCTCGGGCTCGCCGAGCGACTCGATCGCGACGGCCGGCTCGTCGTCCGCGACCGTGAGAACGGCGAGCCCCAGTCTGTCGCCGCCGGAGACGTCACGCACCTGAGGTATTAATGGGCTTATGAGGCCCGCCGCGACACCCGACACGGCGGCACCGCTCGCGATGCCGGCCGAGCGCGTCGTCGCACGCCTGCGCCGTCACGCCCGCATACTGATCATTCCCGCGGCGCTGCTCATCGTCGTCGCCGGCGCGATGACCTATGCGCTCGCGGTGGTGCCCGAGTTCTGGCAGCAGCTCGTCGTCGTCGGCGTCGCGGGGGTTCTCGTGCTGTTCGGCAGCTTCCTGCCGTTCCTCAGCTGGCTGACACGGCGCACGACGATCACGAGCCGAAGGGTCATCGTCCGGAGCGGCGTCTTCGTCCGGGTGCGCCAGGAACTGCTGCACAGCCGCGCCTACGACGTCACCGTACGGCGCAGCTGGGCGCAGAGCGCCTTCGGCTCCGGTGACGTGCGCATCGACACCGGCCACGATCGACCGGTCGTGCTGCGAGACCTGCCGAAGCCCCAGCTCGTGGAAGCGGCACTGCGCCAGCTCGTCGACGAGGCGCATTCCGGCCCCGAGCGACGGCGGGTCGACCACCCGACCGTCGACGGGGACACCGTCGTGTGGGGCCGCCGCTGAACGGATGTGTCGCGGCCGGCGCCCGGAGGACGTAACGTTGACAGGTGGTCTCGTGCGCCCCTGAGCACGAGCTACGCGATGAAGGGTTCCTTTTGGCCGACGAATGCATCCACGGTTTCGACGACGGCCTCTGCGCCATCTGCTTCCCGCCGCCGGAGCCTGAGCCCCGGCCGGTCGTCGTCGCCGCGCCGCGCAGCGGCGCGCGCGGCACCTCTCGCGGACGCCCGCCGGCGCGCGTCCCCGGCGCCTCTCGCCCCATGATTCCCGCGGGCGCTCCCCAGATCGACATCAAGGCGATGCGCATCTACCACGTGACGCACATCGACAACCTCGCGCCCATCCTCGACACGGGCGCCCTCCTCGCCGATGCCGCCGGTGCAACGCCCGTCGTCGACGTCGCCGCCCCCGGCGCACGCGAGTTCCGTCGCACCGCTCCCATCGCGGGTGCCGACGCCGTCGTCGCCGACTACGTCCCCTTCCTCCTCACGACCGACGCCCACGTGTGGAACGCCGTTCGAACCGCCACGCCCGATCCCCGGCTCGCCGAGGGTGCCGAGCGCCGCCAGCCGGCCGAGTTCGTGATCCTCGTGAGCTCCGTCGCGAGCGCGCTCGGCGAGGCCGCCGAGGTGCCCGCGACGATCGTCGTCAGCAACTCGGATGTCACGCTCGGCGCCTCGGCCGTGGCATCCGAGTGGCCCGAAGCCCAGCGCGTGCTGCAGCGCCTGCACCTCGACGACGACGGGGCGGGCCTCGATGCGGCCGAACTGCTCGTGCGCGAGTGCCTGCCCCTCGATCGCGTCGCGCTCATCGCCGTCGCGAACGACCCCATGCGCGACCGCGTGCGTGCCGACCTCGCCGCGGCGGGCATGCGCATCCGCGTGGCGGTGTACCCGCCCTGGTTCCAGCCGACGGCCGACGCCCTCGTGTGAGCCGGCGCCGCTGCCCTTACGGGCGGTCGCCCGGTGCCGTGCGGCCGACGGGCTCGTCGGGCTCTTCGAACAGGGTGCGCTGCGCCTCCTCGACCCTCGTGAGATTCGAGAGCCCGTCGGCGCGGTGGTGGCCGAACACCCAGTAGCGGTACAGGAAGAACCGGAACGCGGTGCCGAGTGCCAGGCCGACGACATTCGTCGCGATGTTGTCGGCCACGAGGCTCGTGTACCCGAGCCAGTAGTGGCTCACCCAGAGGCATCCGAGCGCGATCGCCATGCCGCCGAGCGAGACGATGAGGTACTCGAGGAACTCGCGCACGTAATTGCGTCGGCGATGCTTGCGGAAGGTCCAGTACCGGTTTCCCAGCCAGTTGAAGATGATCGCGACGCTCGTGGAGATCGTCTTGGCGCCGATCGCCGATTGCGCCCAGTGCCCCTCGCCGAAGACCCCGAGCCGCAGCAGGTTGAACAGCGTGACGTCGATGACGAGGCCGATGAGGCCGACGACGCCGAACTTCACCGCGTACGCGAGCAGGCCGCTCCAGAGGCGATGCAACGCGCTCGCGGAGGCGCTCGCGGGGCGGGTGGGCACCGGCACATCCTATGCCGTCGAGCGCGGCCTAGACTGAACGAGGCGCCCGTGCAGCGGCGCCGACGGGTGAGGCGAACGGGGTGTCACGGGTGCGTGTCGGAGTGATCGGCGGCGGGCAGCTGGCCAGGATGATGATTCCCGCGGCGATCGAACTCGGAGTCGACCTCCGGGTGCTGGCCGAGGCTCCCGACATGTCGGCAGCCCTCGCGGCCGATCGCGTCGGCGACTACACCGATGCCGAGACGGTGCTCTCGTTCGCCCGTGAGGTCGACGTCGTCACCTTCGACCACGAGCACGTGCCGCAAGACGTGCTGCACGCCCTCGTCGAGGCCGGCGTGCCGGTGCATCCGGGTCCTGACGCCCTCCGCTTCGCGCAGGACAAGCTGCTCATGCGTCAGCGCCTCTCCGAACTCGGGCTCCCCGTGCCCGACTGGGCGCGCGTCGAGACGACCGACGAGCTCGATTCCTTCATCGCCGAGCACGGCGGCGTTGCGGTCGTCAAGACGCCGCGCGGCGGCTACGACGGCAAGGGCGTCCGCGTCGTGCGTTCCGCGGCAGAGGTCGCCGAATGGTTCACGACGATCGCCGAAGACGGCCGCCCGGGGGCGCTCCTCGTCGAGGAGCTCGTCGACTTCCGCCGTGAGCTCGCCCAACTGGTGGCCCGCCGTCCCTCCGGCGAGGTCGCGGCCTGGCCCCTCGTCGAGACCGTGCAAGTCGGCGGCGTCTGCAGCGAGGTCATCGCACCGGCTCCGAGGTCGGCGGGCAGGCTCGCGGATGTCGCGGCCGACGTCGCCATCACGATCGCCGAGGGCGTGGGCGTCACGGGCGTGCTCGCCGTCGAGCTCTTCGAGACCAGCGACGACCGGATCCTCGTGAACGAGCTCGCGATGCGCCCGCACAACAGCGGACACTGGTCGATGGACGGCTCCACGACGGGCCAGTTCGAGCAGCACCTCCGTGCCGTGCTCGATCTCCCGCTCGGCGGCACCGGATGCCACGACCGGTGGGCCGTCATGGTGAACGTGCTGGGCGGACCCGAGGAAGGCACCCTGACCGACCGCTACGCCGAAGCGCTCGCGGGACATCCCACGGTGAAGATCCACAACTACGGCAAGGCCCCGCGGCCCGGCCGCAAGGTCGGGCACGTCACGGCGATCGGCTCCGACCTCGACGAGGCGGTCTACGAGGCGCGCGCTGCTGCGGCGGTCTTCCAGGACTGACACGGCCAGCCGTGGAGCCGCGCGCCCTGCGGCCTCCTCACAGCACCCGCCCCTACACTCGATCAAGTGACTGAGACGAACACCGCCCCGCTCGTCGGCGTCGTGATGGGATCCGACTCCGACTGGAACGTGATGCGTGAGGCATCCGACCTGCTCGATGAGTTCGGCGTCACGCACGAGGTCGAGGTCGTTTCCGCGCATCGCACGCCCGAGAAGATGATCGCCTACGGCAGGGAGGCTGCCGCGCGCGGCCTCAAGGTCATCATCGCCGGCGCCGGGGGAGCGGCGCACCTGCCCGGCATGCTCGCTTCGGTCACGACCCTGCCCGTCGTGGGCGTCCCAGTGCCGCTCTCGCGACTCGACGGACTCGACTCGCTCCTCTCGATCGTGCAGATGCCGGCGGGAGTGCCGGTGGCGACGGTCTCGATCGGCGGCGCGAAGAATGCCGGCCTCCTCGCCGTGAAGATCCTCGCGACCTCGGATGCCGCCCTGTCGACCGCGCTCTCCGACTACTCCACCGCCCTCGCCGCCCTGGTCGAGGAGAAGAACGAACGGCTCAAGTCGAACCGATGACGCTCGCCGCAAGCCCGATCCGCTACCCGGACGTCGCCTCGCGTACGGTCATGACCCGCCGCGCGTGGTGGCTCGTCGCGCTCAACTTCCTGATCCCCGGTTCCCCGCAGGCGCTGGCCGGAAACCGCCGCCTCGGGCGCTTCGGCCTCGGCGCGACACTCGCGCTCTGGACACTTGCGCTCGTGGCCCTCGCCCTGTGGCTGTTCTGGCGCCCGGTGATCCTCACGGTGTTCTCGATGTCGTGGACCCTCTGGGTCGTTGCCGCCCTGCTCGTCTTCTACGCGGTGCTCCTCGTGGTGCTGACCTTCGACACGCTCCGGCTGGTGCGCATCGTGAAGACCGCGCCCTCGGCCCGCGGCTGGATCGCCGGTCTCACCACCCTCGTGATGATCGGGCTGTCGGGCTCAGCCGCATATGGGGCGTATGTGGCCACGACCGCGAGCGGCTTCCTCTCCGACGTGTTCATCGCCGGGCCGAGTGTCCCGCCCATCGACGGCCGGTACAACTTCCTCCTCCTCGGCGGCGATGCGGGCCCCGACCGTGACGGCCTCCGCCCCGACAGCATCACGGTGGTCTCCGTCGATGCGACGACCGGCCAGGCCGTCACGATCGGGCTCCCTCGCAACATGGAGGACGTGCCATTCAACGAGGACTCGCCGCTGGCCGCCGTGTACCCCGAGGGCTACGGCTCGATCGACGGCTGCGAGGTCGACGTGTGCATGCTGAACTCGATCTACACCGAGGTCGAGCTCATGAGCCCCGAGATGTATCCCGACGCCGAGTCGCAGGGCAGCGAACCCGGCATCGAGGCCATGCGGGATGCCGCGGAGGCGATCACCGGCCTGCCGATCCAGTACTACGCGCTCATCGACATGGCGGGGTTCCAGCAGCTCATCGACGCCCTCGGCGGTGTCACCGTCGTCGTGCCCGAAGACGTGCCGATCCACGCCGACGAGACCTTCACCACGGTCGCCGAGTGGATCCCGGCCGGCGAGCAGCACCTCGACGGGTACCACGCTCTCTGGTACGCACGCTCCCGTCACGGCACGAGCGACTACGACCGAATGGCACGACAGCGGCAGATCCAGGAGGCGGTGCTCGCCCAGTTCAATCCGGGCAACGTGCTCTCGAAGTTCCAGGAGATCGCCGCGGCGGGCTCGCAGGTTGTCAAGACCGACATTCCGCAGTCGATGCTCGGCTACTTCGTCGATCTCGCCGGGAAGACGAAGGCGCTGCCGATCACCGACGTGCCGCTCGTGCCCGACAACGACGTCGACCCCGAAGATCCCGATTACGACTACATCAGGCAGCTCGTGCAGCAGGCGGTGTTCCCGCCGACCGAGGAGCCCGCCGAGGGGTAGGCCACCGCACGCCTCCGGCGTCGGCGGTGGCGGTCGTCGGCCGTCTCAGAGGTCGGCGTGCAGCTGCCACACGCGCTCGCCGGCATCCCGCCACGTGAAGGCGCGGCTGCGATCGCCGCCCGCGACGGAGAGTCGGTTCGCGAGCGATGGGTCGGTCACCACGGAGGTGATGGCCGCGGCAAGGCGATCGGCGTACCCCTCGCCGCCGCCGACCGGCACGGCGAGCCCGGCGCCCGCCGAGACCTCGAGGAACGCCGGGGCATCCGAGTGGATGACCGGGGTTGCGAGGCTGAATGCCTCGATCAACGGCGTGCCCGACCCCTCGTCGTGACTCGGCGCGATGAACGCCATGGCGCCTGCGATCACGACCGCGAGGTCGGCGGGATCGAGTTCGTCGAACCGAAGAGCGCGAGCCGGATCGAGGCCGTATTCCTCCGCAACGGCCACCACGTGCTGGTCGCCCCAGCTCTCGGGGCCGATGACGACGATCGGCACGTCGGGCACGCCTGGTCGGGCGAATGCGGCGAACACGTCGACGAGCCCCTTTCGCGGCTCGAGCGTGCCCGGCACCACGACGTACTGGGGCGGAAGACCGAGGCTCGCAGCCCGCAGCGGGGCGTCGGCCCCCACCACGAGACCTGAACGAGGGGCGGTGCCGATGACGCGGATGCGGTCGCCGAGCTCGATGACCTCCCCGAGTCGCTCTGCGAGCGCGTGCGTCGGCACCACGACAGCGTCGGCGTGGCGCCGGGCACGCTTCAGCATCGCCTTCTGCCAGGCGACGGATGCCGCACTCAGCGCGTCGGGGTGCGTCCACGCGAGCACGTCGTGCACGGTGACGACGACCTGGTTGCCGTCAGCCTGCCGATCGTGCTTGCGAAGCGGCGCGAAGAGGCTGGTGGCGTGGATCATGCCGGAGCCTGGGGACGTGGTGAGGCCCAGTTGCCAAGCGGCCGCGAGTTCGCGCCGCGCGAGCGTCGTCTTGTAGAGCCCCGAGAGGCCGGGGATCTCCCTGACGATGCGATCATAGTCGGCGGGCGGCGAGGACGAGACGACGGCCTCGACGTCGCAACCGCGGGGAGCCGCTGCGACGATCGCCCGCGCGAGGTCGAGGGTGTACCTGCCGAGTGCTCCGGGCACCGGCGCGACGATCTGGTCGACGATGACGCGTAGGGTGGTGGTCGTCACGTTGCCCTTCCTCCAGGCCTCTCGGTGGTGACTCTCGCACAGATTAGCGGGTGAGGAACCGCCTGAGGCCCGCCGGAATCGGTCCGCGCACTCGCAAGAATCCGTGCAGGGTGCCGACGAAGATCGCCACGGTGTGCTTCGTGCGCTTCGGTCCGCTCACGATCGCATCGAAGGTCGGACCGATCTGACGCTTGATGACCGCGAGCGCCCAGCGTCGCCGTCGCCGTACGTTGCGGAACACGAGGTCGATGTTGTTCCTCGTGATGTAGTACTGGCGGAACGGCGAGTGGTACTGGTACTCGTGCTCGCCGTCGCGGTGACGCAGCGGGATGCCGAACGGTCTGAACGGCACCATCTCGCCGAGCGAATGCTTGATGTCGGTGTCCTTGGCGACCGCGATGCGAAACCCACGGTCACGCACCCGGAGACAGTATTCGGTGTCGACGCAGTCGATCACGAGTCGCTCATCGAAGGGCCCGGTGCGCTCGAGGCACTCTCGTGACAGCACGAAACCGGACTGGATCGCTTCGGGCACGAGGCCGAGGCCCTCGGGCGAATACCACGTCGGAATCGACGGCTGGCCATTGACACGGTCGGTGCAGACGATGCCGAGGTGGGTCACCGGGTTCGCGAGCATGAACGTCGCAAGACATGCGTCGACGTAGCCATCGGGGAGCTCGGTGTCCTGATCGGTGTTGACGACATAGTCGGCACCGGCTTCGAGGGCAGCGCGGATACCGACGTTCAACGCGCGTGCGATGCCCGCGTTCGAGGACAGACGAATGACGCGAATCGAATCCGCCGTCAGGCGCTCGAGCACGTCGTCGGCGGCGGGGCCGGTTCCGTCGTCGACGACGATGACCTCGTCGACCTGTCGGGCGAGCGCCTTCATGTGGGCTTCCACCGCGACGTCCGGGTGGTAGGTCGGTACGACGGCGATAACCTTCGGCTTCGGCTTCGGCTTCGCTTCGGCCGGAGCCCGGTCAGCGCGCGCACGATCTCGGGCGACTCTCGGCTGGGGCATTAGGCTAGTTTAGGTCCGGCGTCGAGAGGAAGAGTTCCAACGTGAGTGCTGCCCCCAACCCGCGGTGGTCCGAGGGCCGGTCAGACGTGACCCTGAGTCCTGCCGAGCAGCTCGCTGAGAGTCGACTTGAGCTGCTCGACCGCGTGATCGGGCTCGAGCAGCAGGTGAAGGAGCTGCAGGCGGCAAGCCTCCTCTCGCCGAGCGAGACCGTCGCGGTCGAGCGGAACCTCGCGAGTATTCGCGGTTCCCTCACCTGGCGAGCCGGGCGATTCGTGACCTTGCCGGTCCGCGCCGCACGACACTTCAAACGCCGAGTACTCGGATGAGCATCGACGCAGCACTCGCTGCCAGGGTCGCGGCCTGGATCGACTCCGCGGGTCACACGTCCGACGAGGTGCAGAGCATGGTCGAGGCCGCTGTGGCTGCGGGCTTCGACCCCCGGAGCATCCGGCTGGTCGTGGACTCGCGTGCCAATGAGGACACTGTCGACGTGCGGGCGGTCGCGAGCCGGGCCGGCCTCCGAGTCATCGACGCGGACGCCCGAGTGCTCGACGAGAGCATCGCCGAGACCTCGGCCGAGATCCTCTTCATCGTCCGCCGGGGAAGTGTGCTCCCCGATGTGATTCCGAAGGTGGTCGGGTACTTCGATCGCTTCCCGGCGACCGACGTCGTGTACGGCGATTCGGTGACGGAGGCCGGGCTGCCCCTGCTGCGACCGGTGTTCTCGCCGATCCGGCTCCTCGGCAATGACTACCTCGGCCCGGTGGTGGCTGTGCGTCCGAGCTCCGTCCGTGGGATCGGTGGATTCCGGAACGAGGCGCGACGCGCCCAGGTCCTCGATGTGGCCCTCCGTGTTCATGAGGCAGGCCGGGTCACCGCCCTTCTCCC harbors:
- a CDS encoding acyl-CoA carboxylase subunit beta; protein product: MTEATDGPDLSTTAGKLADLKLRYHEAVTASGEAAIEKQHAKGKMTARERIAELLDPGSFVELDEFVRHRTHAFGMEAKRPYGDAVVTGTGTIHGRQVAVYSQDFTIFGGSLGEVAGEKIIKVMELALKTGVPIIGILDSGGARIQEGVVALGKYGEIFRRNTAASGVIPQISIVCGPAAGGAVYSPALTDFVIMVDKTSQMFVTGPDVIKTVTGEDVGMEELGGALTHNTVSGVAHYLASDESDALDYARTLISFLPDNNMTDAPVYDAEVELEITDDDRRLNTVIPDSPNQPYDMHSVIEGIVDHGDFLEVQPLFAPNIVVGFARVEGRSVGIIANQPSQMAGTLNIAAGEKASRFVRFCDAFSIPILTLVDVPGYLPGTEQEWTGVIRRGAKLLYAYAEATVPLVTIITRKAYGGAYIVMGSKQLGADINLAWPTAEIAVMGGQGAVNILYRAEIKAAELAGEDVAAVRTRLANEYTYNVASPFLAAERGELDGVIEPAATRVSVVKALRALRTKRASLPPKKHGNIPL
- a CDS encoding biotin--[acetyl-CoA-carboxylase] ligase; its protein translation is MQWERSREAVPRFEFLAEAGSTNDELREAASGSDASTWPHGAVIVTDNQTRGRGRLGRTWLAPTGKTLAISLLLRPELAGGRRFPADAYGWIPLIAGAAMTEAVRRAVDAAASDDHDRDEDDVTGGLDVELKWPNDVLISGYKVCGILSELLPDSGAVVVGAGLNLTLDEHDLPTLTSTSLLLATGRQPDADAVLADYLAGFLDLMRRFVEADADAVASGIADRVSAVCGTLGSEVRVELPGDRELLGLAERLDRDGRLVVRDRENGEPQSVAAGDVTHLRY
- a CDS encoding PH domain-containing protein, translated to MRPAATPDTAAPLAMPAERVVARLRRHARILIIPAALLIVVAGAMTYALAVVPEFWQQLVVVGVAGVLVLFGSFLPFLSWLTRRTTITSRRVIVRSGVFVRVRQELLHSRAYDVTVRRSWAQSAFGSGDVRIDTGHDRPVVLRDLPKPQLVEAALRQLVDEAHSGPERRRVDHPTVDGDTVVWGRR
- a CDS encoding DarT ssDNA thymidine ADP-ribosyltransferase family protein, producing the protein MIPAGAPQIDIKAMRIYHVTHIDNLAPILDTGALLADAAGATPVVDVAAPGAREFRRTAPIAGADAVVADYVPFLLTTDAHVWNAVRTATPDPRLAEGAERRQPAEFVILVSSVASALGEAAEVPATIVVSNSDVTLGASAVASEWPEAQRVLQRLHLDDDGAGLDAAELLVRECLPLDRVALIAVANDPMRDRVRADLAAAGMRIRVAVYPPWFQPTADALV
- a CDS encoding GtrA family protein → MPTRPASASASALHRLWSGLLAYAVKFGVVGLIGLVIDVTLFNLLRLGVFGEGHWAQSAIGAKTISTSVAIIFNWLGNRYWTFRKHRRRNYVREFLEYLIVSLGGMAIALGCLWVSHYWLGYTSLVADNIATNVVGLALGTAFRFFLYRYWVFGHHRADGLSNLTRVEEAQRTLFEEPDEPVGRTAPGDRP
- a CDS encoding 5-(carboxyamino)imidazole ribonucleotide synthase, yielding MSRVRVGVIGGGQLARMMIPAAIELGVDLRVLAEAPDMSAALAADRVGDYTDAETVLSFAREVDVVTFDHEHVPQDVLHALVEAGVPVHPGPDALRFAQDKLLMRQRLSELGLPVPDWARVETTDELDSFIAEHGGVAVVKTPRGGYDGKGVRVVRSAAEVAEWFTTIAEDGRPGALLVEELVDFRRELAQLVARRPSGEVAAWPLVETVQVGGVCSEVIAPAPRSAGRLADVAADVAITIAEGVGVTGVLAVELFETSDDRILVNELAMRPHNSGHWSMDGSTTGQFEQHLRAVLDLPLGGTGCHDRWAVMVNVLGGPEEGTLTDRYAEALAGHPTVKIHNYGKAPRPGRKVGHVTAIGSDLDEAVYEARAAAAVFQD
- the purE gene encoding 5-(carboxyamino)imidazole ribonucleotide mutase; the protein is MGSDSDWNVMREASDLLDEFGVTHEVEVVSAHRTPEKMIAYGREAAARGLKVIIAGAGGAAHLPGMLASVTTLPVVGVPVPLSRLDGLDSLLSIVQMPAGVPVATVSIGGAKNAGLLAVKILATSDAALSTALSDYSTALAALVEEKNERLKSNR
- a CDS encoding LCP family protein; amino-acid sequence: MTLAASPIRYPDVASRTVMTRRAWWLVALNFLIPGSPQALAGNRRLGRFGLGATLALWTLALVALALWLFWRPVILTVFSMSWTLWVVAALLVFYAVLLVVLTFDTLRLVRIVKTAPSARGWIAGLTTLVMIGLSGSAAYGAYVATTASGFLSDVFIAGPSVPPIDGRYNFLLLGGDAGPDRDGLRPDSITVVSVDATTGQAVTIGLPRNMEDVPFNEDSPLAAVYPEGYGSIDGCEVDVCMLNSIYTEVELMSPEMYPDAESQGSEPGIEAMRDAAEAITGLPIQYYALIDMAGFQQLIDALGGVTVVVPEDVPIHADETFTTVAEWIPAGEQHLDGYHALWYARSRHGTSDYDRMARQRQIQEAVLAQFNPGNVLSKFQEIAAAGSQVVKTDIPQSMLGYFVDLAGKTKALPITDVPLVPDNDVDPEDPDYDYIRQLVQQAVFPPTEEPAEG
- a CDS encoding glycosyltransferase family 4 protein — protein: MTTTTLRVIVDQIVAPVPGALGRYTLDLARAIVAAAPRGCDVEAVVSSSPPADYDRIVREIPGLSGLYKTTLARRELAAAWQLGLTTSPGSGMIHATSLFAPLRKHDRQADGNQVVVTVHDVLAWTHPDALSAASVAWQKAMLKRARRHADAVVVPTHALAERLGEVIELGDRIRVIGTAPRSGLVVGADAPLRAASLGLPPQYVVVPGTLEPRKGLVDVFAAFARPGVPDVPIVVIGPESWGDQHVVAVAEEYGLDPARALRFDELDPADLAVVIAGAMAFIAPSHDEGSGTPLIEAFSLATPVIHSDAPAFLEVSAGAGLAVPVGGGEGYADRLAAAITSVVTDPSLANRLSVAGGDRSRAFTWRDAGERVWQLHADL
- a CDS encoding glycosyltransferase family 2 protein; amino-acid sequence: MPQPRVARDRARADRAPAEAKPKPKPKVIAVVPTYHPDVAVEAHMKALARQVDEVIVVDDGTGPAADDVLERLTADSIRVIRLSSNAGIARALNVGIRAALEAGADYVVNTDQDTELPDGYVDACLATFMLANPVTHLGIVCTDRVNGQPSIPTWYSPEGLGLVPEAIQSGFVLSRECLERTGPFDERLVIDCVDTEYCLRVRDRGFRIAVAKDTDIKHSLGEMVPFRPFGIPLRHRDGEHEYQYHSPFRQYYITRNNIDLVFRNVRRRRRWALAVIKRQIGPTFDAIVSGPKRTKHTVAIFVGTLHGFLRVRGPIPAGLRRFLTR